From the Primulina tabacum isolate GXHZ01 chromosome 3, ASM2559414v2, whole genome shotgun sequence genome, one window contains:
- the LOC142538663 gene encoding uncharacterized protein LOC142538663 has protein sequence MIPRQGPVQTDVYDRFRRLNPPEFMGCTDPAVAEEWIKSLESFFSYLHMEDAIFLLTKHGRICKYFSKDVRAKKASDFLNLKQGTMSMAEYIQQSEDGVQYVPYIAHDDTSKGEHFMRGLRSEIKRDVRMSKVVTYGEIVERALMAEQDEQDIDRDRQRRKQQYFQRNQATGQGKKTDIKGTRPEGVSRIFSIYLNY, from the exons ATGATACCCAGACAAGGGCCAGTTCAAACAGATGTGTATGATCGTTTTCGACGTCTGAATCCTCCGGAATTCATGGGATGCACCGAtccagcagtagcagaagaATGGATTAAGTCGTTGGAGTCCTTCTTCTCCTACCTTCATATGGAAGATGCCATCTTTTTATTAACAAAACATGGAAgaatatg CAAGTATTTCAGTAAAGATGTACGAGCCAAGAAAGCCAGTGATTTCCTTAATCTGAAGCAAGGAACCATGTCAATGGCGGAATACATACAACAATCCGAGGATGGagtccaatatgtaccatatattgcacATGATGACACAAGTAAGGGCGAACACTTCATGCGGGGACTTCGCTCTGAAATTAAACGAGATGTACGGATGTCGAAAGTTGTTACCTATGGGGAGATAGTGGAAAGAGCACTTATGGCTGAACAGGATGAACAAGACATTGATAGAGACAGACAACGACGAAAGCAGCAGTACTTTCAAAGGAACCAAGCAACAGGACAAGGCAAAAAGACCGATATTAAGGGTACTCGACCAGAaggggtgtcaaggatatttaGCATCTATCTTAACTATTGA